Proteins from a genomic interval of Paenibacillus sp. FSL H8-0048:
- a CDS encoding carbohydrate ABC transporter permease: protein MIQKQSAADRTFTGFAHTFILLFTLFCLFPFLLMIAGSFTDEEELIAHGYTLFPQKLSLAAYKAVLQSDVLFNGYGVTLFITVIGALSALCISAMLGYSLANKRNVLQTPFLFFCYLPMLFSGGIIPFYIVVSQWLHLQNTIWVLILTMLCQPFLVFLLVSFFRTIPEELEEAARIDGANEMRVFFQIMIPISKPILASVGLFYALSFWNDWFMGLMFIDNEKLFPLQLILRRMVSNMEAARNLIPSGAAIAVTPPTYGVRMATTVLTIGPIVLLYPMLQKYFVKGLTVGAVKG, encoded by the coding sequence ATGATACAGAAACAAAGCGCTGCGGACCGCACCTTTACGGGATTCGCCCATACGTTCATTTTGCTGTTTACTTTATTTTGTCTGTTTCCTTTTCTGCTGATGATTGCCGGCTCCTTTACGGATGAGGAGGAGCTGATAGCACACGGCTATACCCTATTCCCGCAGAAATTATCGCTGGCCGCCTATAAGGCCGTTCTGCAATCCGATGTGCTTTTTAACGGCTATGGCGTCACTCTGTTCATCACCGTTATCGGGGCCTTAAGCGCCTTGTGCATTTCCGCCATGCTCGGCTATTCACTGGCGAACAAACGGAATGTTCTGCAAACGCCCTTTCTGTTTTTTTGCTACTTGCCTATGCTCTTCTCGGGAGGGATCATTCCGTTCTATATTGTGGTCAGCCAGTGGCTGCATTTGCAGAATACGATTTGGGTGCTCATACTGACGATGTTATGCCAGCCATTCCTTGTCTTCCTGCTGGTCAGCTTCTTCCGCACCATACCTGAGGAGCTGGAGGAAGCCGCCAGAATCGACGGCGCGAATGAGATGAGAGTGTTCTTCCAGATTATGATTCCGATCTCCAAGCCGATTCTGGCTTCCGTCGGCCTCTTCTATGCGCTGAGCTTCTGGAATGACTGGTTCATGGGACTGATGTTCATCGACAACGAGAAGTTATTCCCGCTGCAGCTAATCCTGCGCCGGATGGTCTCCAACATGGAAGCGGCCAGGAATCTGATTCCTTCCGGTGCAGCGATTGCAGTGACTCCACCGACATACGGGGTGCGGATGGCGACTACAGTACTGACCATCGGCCCGATTGTGCTGCTGTATCCGATGCTTCAGAAATATTTTGTCAAAGGTCTAACGGTAGGCGCTGTCAAAGGGTAA
- a CDS encoding ABC transporter permease: MNYPLSAGKRSKWRHITQNPFLYVMAVPGLLFFLVFSYFPIYGIMIAFKDYDFAKGITGSDWVGFRNFDYFFTSDDFWVILRNTLLLNVLFIVFTTVAAVLIALMFNEIRNKYFKRISQSLIFLPYFMSWIVIGMIVQSLFGGEEPMINVWLQNIGMEPVNWMFESSLWPYILTVIRVWQGAGYLSIIFLAAITGISEDLYEAARIDGASKLQIVTRITLPLLVPTIMIMTLLAVGKIFNGDFAMIYAIIGDNSMLYPTTDVIDTFVFRSMRQLHDFGMSSAVGLFQSVMGLIFVIAANWVTRRVSKESALF, translated from the coding sequence ATGAACTACCCGCTTAGCGCAGGTAAACGTTCAAAATGGAGGCATATCACGCAGAATCCTTTTCTGTATGTGATGGCTGTACCGGGGCTGTTGTTTTTCCTCGTGTTCAGTTATTTTCCTATATACGGGATTATGATTGCCTTCAAAGATTATGATTTTGCCAAGGGGATCACGGGGAGTGACTGGGTAGGGTTTAGGAATTTCGATTACTTTTTCACATCAGATGACTTCTGGGTTATTCTGCGGAACACACTGCTGCTCAACGTGCTGTTTATTGTGTTCACGACAGTGGCGGCCGTTCTGATTGCCCTCATGTTCAATGAGATCCGCAACAAATATTTCAAACGGATCTCGCAGTCGCTTATTTTCCTGCCTTATTTCATGTCCTGGATTGTGATCGGGATGATTGTCCAATCCTTGTTCGGCGGGGAAGAGCCCATGATTAATGTCTGGCTGCAAAATATCGGTATGGAGCCGGTCAACTGGATGTTTGAGTCGAGCCTTTGGCCTTATATTCTGACAGTGATCCGGGTGTGGCAAGGAGCCGGTTATCTCTCAATTATTTTCCTGGCCGCCATTACGGGGATATCGGAGGATCTATATGAGGCGGCCCGCATTGACGGGGCTTCTAAACTGCAGATTGTGACGCGCATTACGCTGCCGCTGCTGGTTCCGACGATCATGATCATGACGCTGCTGGCCGTGGGCAAAATTTTCAACGGTGACTTTGCGATGATCTATGCCATCATTGGCGACAACTCGATGCTGTATCCGACTACCGACGTCATAGATACCTTTGTCTTCCGCTCAATGCGGCAGCTGCACGATTTCGGCATGTCTTCGGCCGTAGGCCTGTTCCAGTCAGTTATGGGTCTGATCTTTGTCATTGCTGCCAACTGGGTCACCCGCAGGGTATCCAAAGAATCTGCTTTATTCTAG
- a CDS encoding helix-turn-helix domain-containing protein, which yields MKFRQPFFASLKRHPTYMKLIFYFVSANVLVLGISFVLLYGQSSKTLLEEIGDHSESLLVNGARNTSRLMEWALDFSFSSSNDSALKVYALSDHYSDFETYEVWSQLMDIKNGNPSIDSVYLINGYTNTVIDSRLGLNDTAAFYDQDIIKRLRDPETANHSVLIPRTLSLPLTGNTPKEVMTIVRFYEKGSSISAFVMNVDTHNLMTLLQNNSNFASRSITVLNDRDETIFSSTPMNPQQIAELRSHGMKGASGWKLFQPQDQGEKLVVYADSSVKGIQDWTFIEMIPKSAILNKITVLRDTSLILFLVLFAASLAVIILISKRVYSPIQELISRVMRQHQAEKPGLGANANELEYLSSVFTSQHNQIHELTEQWRHNKFLGRERFLRDFLGETYHSAAEIRAQFVEWGIDLPGDQLSVAIFRIDHFAEFSGVYPEKDRRLLRFAMSNIIQESLQSSRHKLQTVDMGDDHVAVVLSAPLSEEFAKELQVAGQLIQQYLSVGTTVAWGRTLPGLTDMHEVYLETYDLTQERFRFGHRSLIVKEWLPAAPGELYHLPVSQERQIAQAILKGDAAVILEVLRSAVVKLRELPYFECKMSLITLFMDIRRLIQEHSAQPLPSPWGLTSIEKQIIRQETMDNVMPWMEALITKTLEDIAAARSQSKNIALIGQVDQFIESHLTDPNLSATMLADHLGLSVNYFRSLYKAETTQSITDKISEKRLTFICQELIASDSPIEPIVQHFGFSSLNTFYSSFKKVYGMTPAQYRKKYRAGDGGQKV from the coding sequence ATGAAATTCAGACAACCGTTCTTCGCCTCGCTGAAGCGGCACCCTACCTACATGAAGCTTATTTTTTACTTTGTCAGTGCGAACGTTCTGGTCTTAGGGATCTCCTTCGTACTGCTCTATGGGCAATCTTCCAAGACACTGCTGGAGGAAATCGGCGATCATTCAGAATCCCTCCTGGTGAACGGGGCCCGGAATACGTCGCGGCTGATGGAATGGGCGCTTGATTTCAGCTTCTCCTCCAGCAATGACAGCGCGCTTAAGGTATATGCGCTCTCCGATCATTACAGCGATTTCGAGACTTATGAGGTATGGAGCCAGCTGATGGATATTAAGAACGGCAACCCCTCCATTGATTCCGTCTATCTCATTAACGGCTATACGAATACGGTCATTGACTCCAGACTTGGGTTAAATGATACCGCAGCTTTTTACGATCAGGATATTATTAAGCGCTTACGCGACCCGGAGACAGCGAACCACAGCGTGCTTATTCCGAGAACCTTGTCCCTCCCCCTTACCGGGAACACACCCAAAGAAGTAATGACCATTGTAAGATTTTATGAAAAAGGAAGCTCTATCTCCGCGTTCGTCATGAATGTGGATACCCATAATCTCATGACCCTGCTGCAGAATAATTCTAACTTCGCGAGCCGGTCGATCACCGTGCTGAATGACCGGGACGAGACGATTTTTAGCAGCACGCCAATGAATCCGCAGCAGATTGCCGAGCTCAGAAGCCATGGGATGAAGGGAGCCAGCGGCTGGAAGCTGTTCCAGCCCCAGGATCAGGGGGAGAAGCTGGTGGTCTATGCCGACTCCTCCGTTAAGGGCATCCAGGACTGGACCTTCATTGAGATGATCCCGAAGTCCGCCATTCTGAATAAAATCACGGTCCTGCGCGATACCAGCCTGATCCTGTTCCTCGTCTTGTTCGCAGCCTCCCTCGCGGTGATTATTCTAATCTCCAAACGGGTGTACTCACCCATTCAGGAGCTGATCAGCCGGGTCATGCGGCAGCATCAGGCGGAGAAGCCGGGCCTTGGCGCGAACGCCAATGAACTCGAATACTTATCCAGCGTTTTCACCTCGCAGCATAATCAGATTCACGAGTTGACCGAGCAATGGCGGCATAATAAATTTCTGGGCAGAGAGCGGTTCTTAAGGGATTTCCTGGGGGAGACGTACCATTCGGCAGCGGAGATCCGCGCTCAATTCGTGGAATGGGGGATTGATCTGCCGGGCGATCAGTTGTCCGTAGCCATCTTCCGGATCGACCACTTCGCGGAATTCTCGGGAGTGTACCCGGAGAAGGACCGGCGGCTGCTCCGGTTCGCGATGTCCAATATCATTCAGGAGTCGCTGCAATCGTCCAGGCACAAGCTGCAGACGGTAGATATGGGAGACGACCACGTGGCTGTAGTCTTATCGGCTCCGTTGTCAGAGGAATTCGCGAAGGAGCTGCAAGTGGCAGGGCAGCTGATCCAGCAGTATTTGTCCGTGGGAACCACTGTGGCCTGGGGCCGGACTTTGCCTGGCTTAACCGACATGCATGAGGTGTATCTGGAGACCTATGATCTGACGCAGGAGAGGTTCCGGTTCGGACACCGGTCGCTCATTGTGAAGGAATGGCTGCCCGCTGCACCCGGGGAATTATATCATTTGCCTGTGAGCCAGGAGCGGCAGATCGCCCAGGCCATACTCAAGGGGGACGCCGCCGTCATTCTGGAGGTCTTACGCTCAGCGGTAGTGAAGCTGCGGGAACTGCCTTATTTTGAATGTAAAATGTCTCTGATCACCTTGTTCATGGACATCCGCCGGCTCATCCAGGAGCATTCCGCCCAGCCGCTGCCCAGCCCGTGGGGGCTGACGTCCATCGAGAAGCAGATCATCCGGCAGGAAACGATGGATAACGTCATGCCCTGGATGGAGGCTTTGATTACCAAGACGCTCGAGGACATTGCGGCGGCCCGCAGCCAATCCAAGAATATCGCCCTGATCGGACAGGTAGACCAGTTCATCGAGAGTCATCTCACCGACCCGAATCTGTCTGCCACCATGCTGGCCGATCATCTGGGCTTGTCGGTCAATTATTTCCGCAGTCTATACAAAGCAGAGACCACCCAGTCCATTACCGATAAAATATCCGAGAAGCGGCTAACCTTCATCTGCCAGGAGCTCATTGCCTCCGACTCGCCGATCGAGCCCATCGTGCAGCATTTCGGCTTCTCGTCCCTGAACACCTTCTATTCCAGCTTCAAGAAGGTATACGGCATGACTCCCGCCCAGTACCGGAAGAAGTACCGTGCGGGGGATGGCGGGCAGAAGGTGTAG
- a CDS encoding VOC family protein, with translation MASIRQRIVPHLWYDKEAAEAARFYASVFPESRVTSVNTIHDTPSGDAGQVSFEVWGQPFMAISGGPYFKLNPAISFFVNFDPSREKDAAERLDEVWDKLAEGGTALMPLGEYPFSKRYGWIQDKFGVSWQLILTNPAGEERPAIIPSLLFVGDQCGKAEEAISFYLSVFKDSRQGNIARYPAGSGPDQEGTIMFADFMLENLWFTVMDSAHNHQFSFNEAVSFMVSCDSQEEIDYYWDKLSAVPEAEQCGWLKDAFGISWQIVPAEMNEMMKKGTPEQLARVTKAFLQMKKFELAELRKAYKGE, from the coding sequence GTGGCCAGCATCAGACAGAGAATTGTTCCGCATCTATGGTATGACAAAGAGGCGGCAGAAGCCGCCCGCTTTTATGCTTCTGTGTTCCCGGAATCCAGAGTTACAAGTGTGAACACCATTCATGATACGCCGTCCGGCGATGCGGGTCAGGTCTCTTTTGAGGTCTGGGGGCAGCCGTTCATGGCGATTAGCGGAGGTCCTTATTTCAAGCTGAATCCGGCTATATCTTTCTTTGTGAATTTTGATCCATCTCGGGAAAAGGATGCAGCAGAGAGATTAGATGAGGTGTGGGATAAGTTAGCTGAAGGCGGCACAGCCCTGATGCCGCTTGGTGAATATCCCTTCAGTAAGCGTTACGGCTGGATTCAGGATAAGTTCGGAGTGTCCTGGCAGCTGATTCTCACGAACCCGGCAGGGGAAGAGCGGCCTGCGATTATTCCTTCCTTGCTGTTCGTCGGGGATCAGTGCGGGAAGGCCGAGGAGGCGATATCCTTCTACTTATCCGTATTCAAGGATTCGCGGCAAGGGAATATTGCCCGATACCCGGCAGGCTCAGGGCCGGATCAGGAAGGAACGATTATGTTCGCGGACTTCATGCTGGAGAATCTGTGGTTCACGGTAATGGACAGTGCGCATAATCACCAGTTCAGCTTCAATGAAGCCGTCTCCTTCATGGTATCCTGCGATTCTCAGGAAGAGATTGACTACTACTGGGACAAGCTGTCCGCAGTTCCTGAAGCCGAGCAATGCGGCTGGCTGAAGGATGCCTTCGGTATCTCCTGGCAGATTGTTCCTGCGGAGATGAACGAGATGATGAAGAAGGGCACGCCGGAGCAGCTGGCGCGTGTGACGAAGGCTTTTCTGCAGATGAAGAAGTTCGAGCTTGCGGAGCTGCGTAAGGCCTATAAGGGAGAATAA
- a CDS encoding TOTE conflict system archaeo-eukaryotic primase domain-containing protein, with translation MDNIEDKYKAALAYIKELELEISRLRALLGHTKEEGETTPFPEKSSPEVAASVAQSNVHQYSTVDDKLALYKSYFRGREDVYPIRWSNKQGKSGYSPAFANEWTAVCEKPRVKCSVCKHQSFLPLSTEVLSAHLDARQDRTIGIYPMLPDETCWLLAMDFDKRDWKQDVTAVMEQCSNHVEIIIL, from the coding sequence ATGGACAATATCGAGGACAAATATAAGGCGGCGCTGGCATATATCAAGGAACTTGAGCTGGAAATCAGCCGGTTAAGAGCTCTTCTGGGACATACAAAGGAGGAGGGCGAAACGACCCCTTTTCCTGAAAAATCCAGCCCCGAGGTAGCTGCATCTGTTGCCCAATCTAATGTTCATCAGTACTCCACTGTAGATGACAAACTCGCTCTATATAAAAGTTATTTCCGCGGCAGAGAAGATGTCTACCCGATTCGCTGGAGCAACAAGCAGGGTAAATCCGGGTATTCACCAGCATTCGCCAATGAGTGGACTGCTGTCTGTGAGAAGCCCCGCGTGAAATGCTCCGTATGTAAGCATCAGAGCTTTTTGCCGCTCAGCACCGAAGTTCTGTCCGCCCATCTGGATGCACGGCAAGACCGGACCATTGGGATCTACCCTATGCTGCCGGATGAGACCTGCTGGCTGTTAGCTATGGATTTCGACAAGCGTGACTGGAAGCAGGATGTTACTGCCGTGATGGAGCAGTGCAGTAACCATGTTGAAATAATTATTTTGTAA
- a CDS encoding DNA-binding protein: MSKALFDLTQQQINIGYKEKNEGILEKETEFLFNKIYKTFMVAFSDKIAAIKMDMQSLNLTPSYLFSEEHKNNLNKWLSRFSQMEFPTSDLEFGKLKIDFEHWYMQLGGEKMEFVFVEHYLMTPSEAAAALNISTVTLQKYIKQGLDCVDTEKHRKIPKYAIELLKDPIYGIRMQILAQEKKKGKQTKEERAKEIALELMDLQLKYKGKTFKDAFADYNGDEMDDPTDYHRWLDLEEELAEIMKLSGGANDAK, from the coding sequence ATGAGTAAAGCTCTTTTCGATCTTACCCAACAACAAATTAACATAGGCTATAAAGAAAAGAATGAAGGGATTCTTGAAAAGGAGACTGAATTTCTCTTCAATAAGATATATAAAACGTTCATGGTTGCTTTTTCAGACAAGATTGCTGCGATTAAAATGGATATGCAGAGTTTAAATCTAACACCTAGCTATCTCTTTTCTGAGGAACATAAAAACAATTTGAATAAGTGGCTTAGCCGATTCTCACAAATGGAATTTCCTACATCGGATCTGGAGTTTGGGAAACTGAAAATAGATTTTGAGCATTGGTATATGCAGCTTGGCGGAGAAAAGATGGAATTTGTTTTTGTTGAACACTATCTTATGACACCGTCTGAAGCGGCTGCTGCTTTAAATATTTCTACGGTCACTTTGCAAAAATATATTAAACAAGGCCTAGACTGTGTCGATACGGAAAAACATCGTAAAATTCCAAAGTATGCTATAGAACTTCTTAAAGATCCTATCTACGGCATACGTATGCAGATCCTTGCGCAGGAAAAGAAAAAGGGGAAGCAGACGAAAGAGGAGCGGGCTAAAGAAATTGCTTTGGAGCTGATGGATCTTCAACTAAAATATAAAGGTAAAACGTTTAAGGATGCATTTGCAGACTACAACGGTGATGAAATGGATGATCCAACGGATTACCATCGGTGGTTAGACCTCGAAGAGGAATTGGCTGAAATTATGAAGCTCAGCGGAGGTGCAAATGACGCAAAGTAA
- a CDS encoding mechanosensitive ion channel family protein, producing MNFIKENLAGYGVSEQMSVYLSNIIMVLCIAVLSVVANLVAKKIVLKIIIRMINNNRYTWDNIFLEKKVFHKLSHLAPAFIIYYAAPVFPLYQSLITKLALAYMIIVMITVLNALLDAIDAIYRTYEVSKIRPIKGYIQVAKIIMYIIGAIVVISNLMGQNPLILLSGLGALSAVLMLVFKDSILGLVAGVQLSSNDMVRVGDWIEMPKYNADGNVIDITLNTVKVMNFDKTITMIPSYALISDSFKNWRGMEASGGRRMKRSVCIDTSSICFCTKEMIEEFRKVHYLSDYIATRIDEINAYNIEHQINMESKVNGRQLTNIGVFREYVQAYLRNHPKIHKDMTLIVRQLEAGDSGLPLEIYAFSNETTWGVYESVQSDIFDHIFAIIPLFGLRVFQNPTGQDIVNLKERREYSAGY from the coding sequence ATGAATTTTATTAAAGAGAACCTAGCAGGATATGGCGTTAGCGAACAGATGAGTGTGTATCTCTCGAACATCATTATGGTCTTATGTATTGCTGTACTCTCTGTAGTGGCTAATCTTGTAGCCAAAAAAATCGTCCTGAAGATCATCATTCGGATGATTAATAACAACCGGTATACGTGGGATAATATCTTTTTGGAGAAAAAGGTGTTTCACAAGCTGTCGCATCTCGCACCGGCCTTCATTATCTATTACGCCGCACCTGTATTCCCGCTGTATCAGTCTCTCATTACAAAGCTCGCCTTAGCGTATATGATTATCGTAATGATCACGGTGCTCAATGCTCTGCTTGATGCCATCGATGCTATTTACCGTACGTATGAGGTGTCCAAGATTAGACCGATCAAGGGCTACATCCAGGTTGCAAAAATCATTATGTATATCATTGGTGCGATTGTGGTGATTTCGAACCTCATGGGCCAGAATCCGCTGATTCTGCTTAGTGGACTGGGCGCTCTGTCGGCTGTTCTTATGCTGGTCTTCAAGGATTCGATATTGGGCCTCGTGGCAGGGGTGCAATTATCCTCTAACGATATGGTCCGTGTCGGCGACTGGATTGAAATGCCTAAATATAATGCCGACGGCAATGTAATTGACATTACGCTGAATACGGTAAAGGTGATGAATTTCGATAAAACCATTACCATGATTCCTAGCTATGCTTTGATCTCAGATTCTTTTAAAAATTGGCGGGGCATGGAGGCTTCCGGCGGCAGAAGGATGAAACGGAGTGTCTGTATTGATACGAGCAGCATATGTTTCTGTACTAAAGAAATGATTGAGGAGTTCCGGAAGGTCCACTACCTTAGCGATTACATCGCTACAAGAATAGATGAAATTAACGCCTATAATATCGAGCATCAGATCAATATGGAGAGCAAAGTGAATGGGAGACAGCTCACGAATATCGGGGTATTTAGAGAATACGTCCAAGCATACCTGCGCAATCATCCCAAAATTCATAAGGATATGACGCTCATCGTCAGACAGTTGGAAGCAGGAGACAGCGGACTGCCCTTAGAAATTTATGCGTTCAGTAATGAGACGACCTGGGGTGTGTATGAGTCGGTGCAGTCGGATATTTTTGATCATATTTTTGCGATTATCCCTCTGTTTGGACTCCGCGTTTTCCAGAACCCGACGGGTCAGGATATTGTTAATTTAAAAGAGAGAAGGGAGTATTCGGCGGGGTATTGA
- a CDS encoding TetR/AcrR family transcriptional regulator encodes MNQKRVIEVAAALFLEKGFAYTSMDELVRVSKVSKSNVYYHFADKEELLAGVVDYWIETYERAMDEILSQNQLSVEERVQMFLKHLSQGVQSREYKGSCPFITLYIQTPAQATHIKEKIGLFFTGLQMKISLLLKQGAEKGEFRDTIDINEVAALFITNLEGALFLAETLKDATVITQTASHFFNLLR; translated from the coding sequence ATGAATCAAAAACGTGTGATTGAAGTCGCGGCAGCCTTATTTTTAGAAAAGGGATTTGCTTATACCAGCATGGATGAATTAGTACGTGTAAGCAAAGTGTCCAAATCGAATGTGTATTATCACTTCGCAGATAAGGAAGAGTTGTTAGCAGGGGTCGTGGATTATTGGATTGAGACGTATGAGCGTGCAATGGATGAAATCCTTTCCCAGAACCAATTATCTGTGGAAGAGCGTGTCCAGATGTTTCTAAAGCATTTATCGCAGGGCGTTCAGTCCAGAGAGTATAAGGGGAGCTGTCCGTTTATTACGCTTTATATTCAAACTCCGGCACAAGCTACGCACATTAAAGAAAAAATAGGGCTCTTTTTTACAGGCTTACAAATGAAAATCTCTCTATTACTTAAGCAAGGAGCAGAAAAAGGCGAGTTTAGAGATACGATTGATATCAACGAGGTAGCGGCACTTTTTATAACGAATCTGGAAGGAGCGCTGTTTCTTGCAGAGACATTGAAGGACGCAACAGTGATCACGCAAACAGCCAGCCACTTTTTCAACTTGCTTCGATAA
- a CDS encoding alpha/beta fold hydrolase, translating to MRTIFLTGGTGFIGRQLVEELLKEEVMIFLLVRSKSKATRVFQDKGYFNEAALYFIEGDLTKPDLGLSDEDKERVLRTDVIIHAGGQMDIQATTQEATNVFLNGAKHISEFAKSIHQLKGLQQFIHVVGYMSPFDDDNSKVAIDVFQDGHDYLKIKNPYERTKFLADLYIRQQASVVGYPLSVINPPTVVGSSTTGSTEQVAGLGLLVESMRRGLMPVIPGGKGYKLPLIANDALAKFIVQVVTREPSSIQTYTLVPDQPQDPDISELLGVMSESMNMTAPTISVPLRFMKALMNGGISKITQIPSDGLNFITNRKFANDLPKKVMGANWFTKTSVMNFFPAVVADLDYRLMYPNDQQHPAFERTLTGNTVIYQIPGEGKPFILFHGLLSDGEDLFPLGLELHDKTGQPVWIPDLPGLGRSPFKREKNLLDLYLNVVKQLSEKASNGAHWIGHSFGAVILLEALGREYLDTKNTITLLQPPVAKKNSKAFNIPPFMSKWALKSATANSLERYLIGNGLFETRESIPKHYIAKVRSSFTSPRIVNTTLQLNHFLSKNYQGDFTNVPKPNLHIIWGDQDRRYSVPAQLGKVDVVPYGHHFPLSHPRETACYVLGK from the coding sequence ATGAGAACTATATTTTTAACAGGTGGAACAGGCTTTATCGGGAGGCAACTCGTGGAGGAGCTGCTTAAAGAGGAGGTTATGATTTTTCTTTTAGTGAGGTCGAAGAGTAAAGCAACACGTGTCTTTCAGGATAAAGGGTATTTCAACGAGGCAGCCCTGTACTTTATTGAAGGTGATTTGACGAAACCGGATTTAGGTCTAAGCGATGAAGATAAGGAGAGGGTACTACGCACGGATGTTATTATTCACGCCGGCGGACAAATGGATATTCAAGCGACAACGCAGGAAGCAACCAATGTATTTCTAAACGGCGCCAAGCATATCAGTGAATTCGCTAAAAGCATCCATCAATTGAAGGGTTTGCAGCAATTTATTCATGTCGTTGGATATATGAGCCCCTTTGATGATGATAATAGCAAGGTTGCGATTGATGTGTTCCAAGACGGGCACGACTATTTGAAAATAAAAAATCCTTATGAACGAACAAAGTTTCTAGCAGATCTGTACATTCGCCAACAGGCCTCCGTGGTAGGCTATCCGCTGTCTGTGATTAATCCGCCTACCGTAGTCGGCAGCAGTACAACAGGGAGTACGGAGCAGGTAGCTGGCCTAGGCTTGCTTGTGGAGAGTATGCGCAGAGGGCTGATGCCGGTTATCCCTGGAGGCAAGGGGTATAAATTACCACTTATTGCAAACGATGCGCTGGCGAAGTTTATTGTTCAGGTTGTTACGCGGGAGCCATCGTCTATTCAAACCTATACACTTGTTCCAGACCAACCGCAGGACCCGGATATATCTGAATTATTAGGCGTGATGTCAGAAAGTATGAATATGACCGCACCTACAATCTCTGTGCCCCTTCGCTTCATGAAGGCACTTATGAATGGCGGGATTAGTAAAATCACACAAATTCCGTCGGATGGACTGAACTTTATTACTAATAGAAAGTTTGCAAATGATTTACCGAAAAAAGTCATGGGAGCCAATTGGTTTACTAAGACGAGTGTTATGAATTTTTTCCCGGCCGTAGTCGCAGATTTGGATTATCGCTTGATGTACCCGAATGACCAGCAGCATCCTGCATTTGAACGAACCTTAACCGGGAACACTGTGATTTATCAAATACCAGGTGAGGGCAAGCCATTTATTTTATTCCACGGTTTGCTCAGTGATGGAGAAGATTTATTTCCTCTAGGACTAGAGCTTCATGACAAAACGGGTCAGCCGGTATGGATTCCGGATCTCCCGGGTTTAGGACGTTCCCCTTTTAAGCGGGAAAAGAATCTTCTGGATCTCTATTTGAATGTAGTGAAGCAGTTATCAGAAAAAGCTTCTAATGGCGCACATTGGATTGGCCATTCCTTCGGAGCGGTTATTCTGCTGGAAGCATTAGGGCGAGAGTACCTGGATACGAAGAATACGATTACTTTACTTCAGCCACCTGTTGCCAAAAAAAATTCTAAAGCGTTCAATATCCCTCCATTTATGAGCAAATGGGCATTAAAGTCAGCAACGGCTAATTCATTAGAACGTTATTTAATTGGTAACGGTCTGTTTGAAACTAGGGAGAGCATTCCGAAGCATTATATTGCTAAAGTACGCAGCAGCTTCACTTCGCCTAGAATTGTAAATACCACACTTCAGCTCAACCATTTCCTGTCGAAAAACTATCAAGGGGATTTCACCAATGTACCAAAGCCTAATCTTCATATTATTTGGGGAGACCAAGATCGGCGCTATTCCGTTCCAGCACAGCTTGGTAAGGTTGATGTTGTTCCCTATGGCCATCATTTTCCTCTCAGCCATCCGAGGGAGACAGCTTGTTATGTTTTGGGGAAATAA